In Solanum stenotomum isolate F172 chromosome 6, ASM1918654v1, whole genome shotgun sequence, one DNA window encodes the following:
- the LOC125868605 gene encoding uncharacterized protein LOC125868605, translated as MLQLLQLKGLFSGLAHEDPHEHLQNFVDVCGPFSFKNISLELVRLRLFAFLLMGEACKWLAELPRNSITSWEEFVNAFNVRFFPPSKMMTIRDSIQTFKRMNGEPLHKTWLRFKKWVQHCPTHGLPYNVLLQYFYRSLDSVNKGVADQHLPGGLMQQPYAVVAQLLDGMTTINRTWYSREDQVSPITFQLYKKQVEKDNVRDQNMAKIMTLLDILSKNAIGAGASSINVVGVGCANHEEASFDTLYNEEPDRYFPFVFNQAVGDPNGSHLVAPKSEIVRGLA; from the exons ATGCTGCAACTTCTGCAACTAAAGGGGCTTTTCAGCGGACTAGCTCATGAGGACCCACACGAGCATCTTCAAAACTTCGTAGACGTGTGTGGACCATTCTCATTCAAAAACATTTCTTTGGAATTAGTACGATTGAGGCTATTTGCTTTCTTATTAATGGGTGAGGCGTGCAAGTGGTTAGCCGAGTTGCCACGTAActcaatcacttcgtgggaggagttTGTGAATGCATTCAATGTgagatttttccctccttcgaagatgatgactatcCGGGATAGCATCCAAACCTTTAAGCGTATGAATGGTGAACCTCTGCACAAAACCTGGCTCAGATTTAAAAAATGGGTGCAACATTGTCCAACACATGGTCTTCCTTACAATGTGCTCCTTCAATACTTCTACCGGAGTCTAGACTCGGTAAACAAGGGTGTAGCTGATCAACACTTACCCGGTGGCTTAATGCAACAACCATACGCAGTGGTAGCTCAACTTCTTGATGGTATGACAACCATCAATAGGACATGGTACTCCCGCGAAGATCAAGTCTCACCGATCACATTTCAGCTTTATAAGAAGCAGGTTGAAAAAGACAACGTGAGAGATCAAAatatggccaagatcatgacactaCTTGATATTCTATCCAAAAATGCCATAGGGGCTGGTGCCAGTAGTATCAATGTTGTGGGAGTCGGGTGTGCAAATCATGAGGAGGCAAGTTTTGACACcttgtataatgaagag CCAGACCGTTACTTCCCATTCGTTttcaatcaagcagttggagacccaaatgggtcacaTCTCGTTGCACCTAAATCCGAGATAGTAAGGGGGCTTGCCTAA